A window of Haloarcula marismortui ATCC 43049 genomic DNA:
CAGCGTCGTCGCGTACTCCCGCCACGCCTCGACGACGCGCCCCGTATCCTGTCGCAACGCGTCGAATTCTTCTAGCAGTCGCTGCGTGAACAGTCGCCTGTCGAGCGGTTCGCCCCGTTCGGTCGAGAGACTCGTCGGGTTTGCTTCATCGGGCAGGTCTGCTGGGTCGACGTTCGCGTTGACCCCGATGCCCACGACGACCCAGGATACGCGGTCGGCCTCCCCCTCCATCTCGGTGAGGATGCCGACCAGTTTGCGCTCCTCGTCGCCGTGGCGGACGAGTACGTCGTTGGGCCACTTGATGCCGGCCTCGACGCCGGCCTCACGTGCCGCCCGTGTCACCGCGACAGCGGCCGCAAGCGTGAACACCGGTGCGTGGGCCATCGGCACGTCGGGACGGAACAGTACCGAGAGCCAGATTCCGCCGCTCGGCGAGTGCCAATCACGGTCGAGGCGCCCCCGGCCGCCGGTCTGTTCGTCGGCCAGCACCACAGTGTCTGACTCCCCTTCTGCCGCAAGGTCTCTGGCGCGTGCGTTCGTGCTGGGAATGCTGTCGTGGTACTCGACAGAAAACGGCGCATCGAGGCCGTATTCGACCGCGCTCGCCCCGAACTCCGGTACCGAATCGAGGGCGTAGCCCGCGTCGTCGCTACGGATCTCGAACCCCTCGTCACGGAGCGCTTCAACGTGCTTCCAGACCGCGGAGCGAGAGATATCCAGTTCGTCGGCGAGAGTCGGCCCCGAAACAGGACCGTCGGCCAGTGCATCGAGCACCCGGTGGCGTGTGTCGTTCATATCCGGGGCTTCGACCGGCCGGAATAAAAGGCGTCTGCAGTGCGCGGCGGGCAGGCCGCGCTCACCCGATCACAAAGAGCAAGTCGCCCATGTCGACGGATTCGCCCTCGCTGACGGCTACGTCGTTGACAGTGCCGCCGCGTTCGGCGACAATGTCGTTTTCCATCTTCATCGCTTCGAGCACACAGAGAACGTCGCCGGCCTCGACTTCGTCGCCTTCCTCGACGTTGACCTCCAGAATCGTCCCCTGCATCTCAGCGGCAACCTCCTGACCCTCGGCGGTGGTGGCACTGCCGCCTCCGCTGTCAGAGCTACTGCCACCCTGTGGCCGCTGTGGCTGGCTCCCACCGTCGGCGTCTACGTTGCCGACGTTGATTGGGGGTGCGCCGCGCTCTTCGAGGTCGACCTGGAAGCGCTTGCCGTTGACCTCAACGGTAAATTCGCGTTCGACGACTTCCTCGTCCTCGTCGCCTTCGCCGTCGGATTCGGTGACCGTGCCCCACTGCTCCTGCGCTTCTTCGATGCGCGTCCGGTCGAGGTGCTCGTCGAGGTACTTTGTGGTGTGTGTCCCGTTGACGAACTTCTCATCGGTGAGCATCAGGCGGTGGAACGGAACGACGGTCGGGATGCCTTCGATGTCGAAGTCCTTGAGCGCCCGTTTCCCGCGCTCAA
This region includes:
- a CDS encoding biotin--[acetyl-CoA-carboxylase] ligase, yielding MNDTRHRVLDALADGPVSGPTLADELDISRSAVWKHVEALRDEGFEIRSDDAGYALDSVPEFGASAVEYGLDAPFSVEYHDSIPSTNARARDLAAEGESDTVVLADEQTGGRGRLDRDWHSPSGGIWLSVLFRPDVPMAHAPVFTLAAAVAVTRAAREAGVEAGIKWPNDVLVRHGDEERKLVGILTEMEGEADRVSWVVVGIGVNANVDPADLPDEANPTSLSTERGEPLDRRLFTQRLLEEFDALRQDTGRVVEAWREYATTLGKRVRVETPGGPIEGEAVDIQFPGALVIETASGTEVVSAGDCEHLRPVSE